A genomic segment from Legionella quinlivanii encodes:
- a CDS encoding alpha/beta hydrolase → MIVNTLTEVKDFLQAQFCYHFFITPLPLPLEKEYRDFAARACEFVASKRTAVIQRDKPRHHVIHRFEQPRNPQAKKVLVTHGWMSRAAYMVRVIRALHQQGYDVYAIDFPAHGEARGWQLTWLDAVSILKETLNELGPFYAVLGHSFGGSMLLNTLNLAHQLPEWEIEHMPDKAILIASPTQMRTPVSKLARRLGLNGSAFLQLRNVIRQNSKTSIDHLNYRRMINSCEIPILCIHGKEDDSVSPQESIIFCRRYPFASLTLLPGVDHVGVLIDSRVETRVIQYLESD, encoded by the coding sequence ATGATAGTCAATACTTTAACTGAAGTGAAAGATTTCTTACAAGCACAGTTCTGCTATCATTTTTTTATTACCCCCTTACCTCTGCCGCTCGAGAAAGAATACCGGGATTTTGCAGCTCGTGCCTGTGAGTTTGTAGCTTCTAAACGAACCGCCGTGATACAGAGAGACAAACCCCGCCATCATGTAATACATCGCTTTGAGCAGCCACGCAATCCGCAAGCGAAAAAAGTATTGGTAACCCATGGCTGGATGTCCAGAGCGGCCTATATGGTTCGAGTAATTCGGGCGCTCCATCAGCAGGGTTATGATGTCTATGCAATTGATTTTCCTGCGCATGGCGAAGCCCGCGGATGGCAGTTAACCTGGCTGGATGCGGTAAGTATTTTAAAAGAAACGCTTAATGAGTTAGGGCCTTTTTATGCGGTATTGGGGCACTCCTTTGGCGGATCCATGTTGCTAAACACTTTAAATCTGGCGCATCAATTACCCGAATGGGAAATAGAACACATGCCTGACAAGGCCATTCTCATTGCCTCACCCACCCAGATGAGAACGCCAGTAAGTAAATTAGCAAGACGTTTGGGGTTAAACGGCTCTGCTTTTTTGCAATTGCGAAATGTAATTCGGCAAAACTCCAAAACCAGCATTGATCATTTAAATTATCGGCGAATGATTAACAGCTGTGAAATTCCTATTTTATGTATTCATGGGAAAGAAGATGACTCGGTTAGTCCTCAGGAGTCTATTATTTTTTGTCGCAGATATCCCTTTGCAAGCCTGACTTTACTGCCTGGAGTGGATCACGTGGGCGTTTTGATTGATTCGCGAGTGGAAACACGGGTTATCCAATATCTCGAATCAGATTAA
- the gorA gene encoding glutathione-disulfide reductase, translating to MMNFDLIVIGGGSGGIASAVRAAKHGAKVAVIEQQHLGGTCVNLGCVPKKIMFNASSIAEIMEKAPEYGFEPCSVKLDWSTLIARRTAYIERLRENYLARFRQFNITRLNGHGRFVGSDQVEVNGKIYQAPHIIIATGGQPSMPADLEGIELAISSDGFFALEKLPQKVAVIGSGYIGVELAGVLNALGSETHLFLRGKAPLSRFDSMLGETLMEIMLKDGLQVHTNHRARKIELQTDGRRSIHCQSGSVLRDFDVVIAAVGRSPRTDQLNLDEIGVKRDPRGLIEVDKFQQTNIKGIYAIGDVIDEPALTPVAIAAGRRLSDRLFGGQPEAFLDYSNICSVVFSHPPIGSVGMSEEEAVAKYGTEQIKTYQTRFNPMFDAFSENKKPTVMKLVTLGKEEKIIGLHMIGYYADEILQGFGVAVKMGATKKDFDNTVAIHPTSAEELVTMV from the coding sequence ATGATGAATTTTGATTTAATCGTTATTGGTGGGGGCAGCGGTGGGATAGCCAGTGCGGTTCGAGCTGCAAAACACGGGGCGAAAGTCGCCGTTATCGAACAGCAGCATCTTGGAGGAACCTGTGTTAATTTGGGTTGTGTCCCTAAAAAAATAATGTTTAATGCTTCAAGCATCGCCGAAATCATGGAAAAAGCCCCTGAATATGGTTTTGAGCCCTGCTCAGTTAAACTGGATTGGTCAACATTAATCGCCAGACGGACAGCTTACATTGAGCGGCTTCGTGAAAATTATCTTGCACGCTTCAGGCAATTTAATATTACCAGGCTTAATGGACATGGGCGCTTTGTCGGATCAGATCAGGTTGAGGTAAACGGGAAGATTTATCAGGCACCGCATATAATTATTGCTACCGGAGGTCAGCCCTCCATGCCGGCTGATCTTGAGGGAATTGAACTCGCGATCAGCTCGGATGGTTTTTTTGCCCTGGAAAAACTTCCTCAGAAAGTAGCGGTCATTGGCAGTGGATATATTGGAGTTGAACTCGCAGGAGTACTCAATGCTCTAGGCTCTGAAACCCATCTGTTTTTACGAGGTAAAGCTCCCCTTAGCCGATTCGATTCCATGCTGGGGGAAACGCTTATGGAGATAATGCTAAAAGATGGTTTACAGGTACATACGAATCATCGTGCCCGAAAAATTGAGTTACAAACCGATGGCAGACGAAGTATCCACTGCCAGAGCGGTTCTGTTCTCAGAGATTTTGATGTCGTCATCGCAGCCGTTGGCCGTTCTCCCCGTACAGATCAGCTGAATCTGGATGAGATTGGGGTTAAACGAGATCCGCGAGGGCTTATTGAAGTCGATAAATTTCAGCAAACCAATATTAAAGGTATTTACGCTATTGGAGATGTCATCGATGAGCCTGCGCTTACACCAGTTGCCATCGCTGCCGGCAGAAGACTGAGTGATCGTCTTTTTGGAGGCCAGCCTGAAGCCTTTCTCGATTACAGCAATATATGTTCAGTTGTCTTCAGTCACCCCCCGATAGGCAGTGTGGGCATGAGTGAAGAGGAAGCGGTCGCAAAATATGGAACAGAGCAAATTAAAACCTATCAAACCCGATTTAATCCGATGTTTGACGCGTTTAGCGAGAATAAAAAGCCCACCGTCATGAAATTAGTTACCTTGGGTAAAGAAGAAAAGATCATTGGCTTACATATGATTGGTTACTATGCCGATGAGATACTGCAAGGATTTGGCGTTGCTGTAAAAATGGGGGCTACCAAAAAAGATTTCGACAACACAGTCGCAATCCACCCTACAAGCGCCGAAGAATTGGTAACTATGGTTTAG
- a CDS encoding HlyD family secretion protein, translating into MRKFFLILLTISSLIACRQSQERQIQGYVEGENIYLASPYSGILETLAVQRGQMVKKGDLLFQLDKNPEFLQIKQFEADLQQAKNLLKDLENPRRKPEIAAIQAQIEQTEAQIKLAEVRVRRYQELYRKQAASKDVLDEAVAVYQEQVKLKEQYESNLRLARLGSREEQINAQKAQIASFAERLSVAKWQLEQKRLYAPADGLIFDTYYREGEFVGSQKAVLSLLTPANVRIEFFVPVELLAKLKVGQQIEFLCDGCETPANALISYISPEAQYIPPLVYSRENTDKLVFRIKADLREFNKFKPGQPVTVFIP; encoded by the coding sequence ATGCGGAAATTTTTCCTGATTTTATTGACAATAAGTAGTTTGATAGCTTGCCGTCAATCACAAGAACGCCAGATACAAGGTTATGTGGAAGGTGAAAATATTTATCTGGCATCGCCTTATTCGGGGATTCTGGAGACTCTTGCTGTGCAGCGCGGACAAATGGTGAAAAAAGGTGATCTACTTTTCCAGCTGGATAAAAATCCTGAATTCCTGCAAATTAAACAGTTTGAAGCCGATTTACAGCAAGCAAAAAATCTATTAAAGGATTTGGAAAATCCACGACGAAAGCCTGAAATAGCGGCTATTCAGGCTCAAATTGAACAAACCGAAGCGCAGATTAAACTGGCTGAGGTGCGAGTCAGACGCTATCAGGAATTATATCGCAAGCAGGCGGCATCAAAGGATGTCCTTGATGAGGCAGTTGCTGTCTATCAGGAGCAGGTCAAGCTGAAAGAGCAATATGAATCCAATCTTCGGCTGGCGAGACTTGGGAGTCGAGAAGAGCAGATCAATGCGCAAAAAGCCCAGATTGCTTCATTCGCAGAAAGATTGTCAGTTGCCAAATGGCAGCTGGAGCAAAAGCGGTTGTATGCGCCAGCGGATGGTTTAATTTTTGATACCTATTATCGCGAGGGTGAGTTTGTAGGCAGCCAGAAAGCGGTTCTATCCCTGTTAACGCCTGCCAATGTTCGCATTGAATTTTTTGTTCCAGTCGAACTGCTGGCTAAGCTGAAAGTAGGGCAGCAAATTGAATTTCTCTGTGATGGCTGCGAGACACCTGCAAACGCCCTGATTAGCTATATATCACCAGAAGCTCAGTATATCCCCCCTCTGGTATATAGCCGAGAGAACACCGATAAGCTTGTTTTCCGAATCAAGGCCGATCTGCGGGAGTTTAATAAATTTAAGCCGGGTCAGCCGGTGACGGTGTTTATACCATGA
- a CDS encoding ABC transporter ATP-binding protein, whose translation MTVEAIIDVHDLCKSFNGKVVVNGVDMYVKKGEVFGFLGPNGSGKTTTIRMLCGLLTPDSGSGTCLGYDILRESAKIKEHVGYMTQKFSYYTDLSIEENLNFVARVYNLDNRKQRVERALEDLGLTHRRKQLTGELSGGWKQRVALAACLLHEPELLLLDEPTAGVDPLARREFWDKIHSLSQQGITTLVSTHYMDEAERCTRLAYLAYGDLLITGTVSEVIASTQLLTWKITGDVTTSLLQEAKEMKGVMQAALFGNQIHVSGYQAKEIETELQKLAERHRVKWQPIDSTLEDAFISLVKKSKGGSD comes from the coding sequence ATGACTGTTGAAGCCATTATTGACGTCCATGATTTATGCAAAAGTTTCAATGGCAAAGTGGTGGTCAACGGTGTCGATATGTATGTTAAAAAGGGAGAAGTGTTCGGCTTTCTTGGCCCTAATGGCAGTGGGAAGACCACAACCATCCGTATGCTTTGCGGGCTGCTAACACCGGATTCTGGCAGCGGAACTTGTCTTGGCTATGATATTTTACGCGAGTCGGCCAAAATCAAAGAGCATGTTGGCTATATGACTCAGAAATTCAGTTATTACACTGATCTGAGTATCGAAGAAAATCTTAATTTTGTCGCTCGTGTTTATAATCTGGATAATCGAAAACAACGGGTTGAAAGGGCCTTAGAGGACTTAGGGCTTACTCACCGGCGAAAGCAGTTAACCGGTGAATTGTCGGGGGGCTGGAAACAGCGTGTAGCCTTGGCAGCCTGTCTCTTGCATGAGCCGGAATTACTGCTACTCGATGAACCTACAGCCGGAGTCGATCCTTTGGCACGCCGCGAATTCTGGGATAAAATTCACTCACTAAGCCAGCAAGGCATAACCACCTTAGTTTCAACACATTATATGGATGAAGCCGAGCGCTGTACTCGTCTGGCATATCTGGCCTATGGCGATTTGCTGATTACTGGAACGGTGAGTGAAGTCATTGCATCTACACAGTTGCTAACCTGGAAGATCACGGGTGATGTAACGACCAGCTTATTACAGGAAGCCAAAGAAATGAAAGGAGTGATGCAGGCGGCTTTGTTTGGCAATCAAATTCATGTAAGCGGGTATCAGGCAAAAGAGATTGAAACCGAATTGCAGAAGCTTGCCGAACGCCATAGGGTAAAATGGCAGCCAATAGACTCCACACTGGAAGACGCTTTTATCAGTCTGGTTAAAAAATCAAAAGGAGGCAGCGATTGA
- a CDS encoding ABC transporter permease, which translates to MIHQGFSRLLGIMVKEFIEMRRDKATFGMILAIPLMQLILFGYAINTNPRHLPTAVVNPEPSQFTRRILLSMQNSTYFQFISPSSSEEEARRLIKRGEVQFVVNFPPDFSEQLVKGLKPGVLLEADATDPAATSRAVDVFTQMASLALTEELKGPLEALADQGPPYEPLVHTIYNPLAITAYNIVPGLLGVVLTMTMVIVTALVITREYERGTMENLLATPLKPLEVMVGKLLPYIIVGYVQALLILLMARFLFHVPMEGNIFLLLFLSLPFIAANLAMGLTFSTVATNQLQAVQSAMFFFLPSILLSGFMFPFRGMPVWAQWVGSALPLTHYLIIVRGILLKGNGFLDVWRETIPIMIFTVVILLIAFKRYRQTLD; encoded by the coding sequence TTGATTCATCAGGGGTTTTCTCGTTTGCTGGGTATTATGGTCAAAGAATTCATTGAAATGAGGCGCGATAAGGCTACGTTCGGAATGATTCTGGCCATTCCTCTTATGCAATTGATTTTGTTTGGTTATGCGATTAACACTAATCCCCGTCATCTGCCTACGGCCGTTGTCAATCCCGAACCTTCCCAGTTTACACGGCGTATTCTTCTGAGTATGCAAAACTCAACCTATTTTCAGTTTATCAGTCCATCTTCTTCAGAAGAAGAAGCACGGCGGCTGATTAAAAGAGGGGAAGTGCAATTCGTAGTGAATTTTCCTCCTGATTTCTCGGAACAATTGGTCAAAGGGCTCAAACCTGGGGTTCTACTGGAAGCGGACGCGACTGATCCTGCGGCGACCAGCCGCGCTGTGGATGTATTCACGCAGATGGCTTCTCTGGCATTAACTGAAGAGCTTAAAGGGCCTCTGGAAGCATTAGCTGATCAGGGCCCCCCCTATGAACCTCTTGTTCATACCATATACAACCCTTTGGCGATTACCGCCTATAATATTGTGCCGGGACTTTTAGGTGTTGTTTTAACAATGACAATGGTCATTGTAACGGCTCTTGTAATTACCCGTGAGTATGAAAGGGGTACAATGGAAAATCTGCTCGCAACCCCCTTAAAGCCGCTGGAAGTGATGGTCGGTAAACTGCTGCCCTATATTATAGTCGGTTACGTCCAGGCTTTATTGATTTTATTGATGGCCAGGTTTTTATTCCATGTGCCAATGGAAGGAAATATCTTTCTTCTTCTTTTCTTAAGTTTGCCATTTATTGCTGCAAATCTTGCAATGGGTCTGACCTTTTCTACTGTTGCTACCAACCAGTTGCAGGCAGTACAAAGTGCCATGTTTTTCTTTCTGCCTTCCATCCTCTTATCCGGATTTATGTTCCCTTTCCGTGGCATGCCTGTTTGGGCGCAATGGGTAGGGAGCGCTTTACCCCTGACGCATTATCTGATCATTGTTCGGGGGATATTACTCAAGGGCAATGGTTTCCTGGATGTATGGCGCGAAACGATCCCTATTATGATTTTTACTGTGGTTATTCTGCTTATTGCATTTAAGCGATACAGGCAAACCCTGGATTAA